Proteins from a genomic interval of Narcine bancroftii isolate sNarBan1 chromosome 12, sNarBan1.hap1, whole genome shotgun sequence:
- the LOC138747555 gene encoding transcription factor Sp6-like isoform X1, translated as MQTATWSSIGEQSTSPLTSGFNSWKSTALPKNLGAATSGSSAFTPSNTAPNFSFNNKYALLNGPILKTEDCGQFKPNLQSTVEYFSNPLHHPRVDMAHYHDSWFRPSHQGSPAEDGGLSATWWDLHAGSSWMDLQNTPAGLQSSTHPAGLQHSLGNYGSEHQICGPPTHLLQANQVMVNQDGYKQPEPVQEPLVLNQTMDGVPRPKSARRSLSRSSGQGNCRCPNCLETERLGTSVEGSNKKKVLHNCHIPGCGKAYVKTSHLKAHLRWHSGDRPFVCNWLFCGKRFTRSDELQRHLQTHTGSKRFLCPVCNRVFMRTDHLTKHMKTHGETSQVGTKEPGREGSKYLSLPGPPQSPGAMQRDCEGKGVSDGQN; from the coding sequence ATGCAAACTGCCACGTGGAGTAGCATCGGGGAGCAATCAACCTCACCTCTTACTTCTGGCTTCAACTCTTGGAAGTCGACAGCGCTCCCCAAGAATTTGGGTGCAGCCACGTCTGGCAGCAGTGCCTTCACCCCCTCAAACACTGctcccaacttttcttttaacAACAAGTATGCCTTGCTCAATGGGCCAATTTTAAAGactgaggattgtggtcagtTCAAACCCAACCTCCAGTCAACGGTTGAATATTTTTCCAATCCCTTGCACCACCCACGTGTTGACATGGCTCACTATCATGACTCCTGGTTTAGACCATCTCACCAAGGTAGCCCTGCTGAGGATGGGGGTCTCTCAGCCACCTGGTGGGACCTACATGCTGGCTCAAGCTGGATGGACCTGCAGAACACACCGGCTGGTCTTCAAAGTTCTACCCATCCAGCTGGCCTTCAGCATTCTCTGGGAAACTATGGATCTGAGCACCAGATCTGTGGCCCTCCAACTCACCTGTTGCAGGCAAACCAAGTTATGGTTAACCAAGATGGATATAAGCAACCTGAGCCTGTCCAGGAGCCCCTGGTCTTGAATCAGACGATGGATGGAGTCCCTCGGCCAAAAAGTGCAAGGCGGTCATTGTCTCGAAGTTCGGGGCAGGGGAACTGCCGTTGTCCCAATTGCTTAGAGACAGAGCGACTAGGGACATCAGTGGAAGGCAGCAACAAGAAGAAAGTCCTGCACAATTGCCACATTCCAGGGTGTGGGAAGGCCTATGTAAAGACCTCTCACCTCAAGGCCCACCTGAGGTGGCACAGTGGAGACCGGCCTTTTGTCTGTAACTGGCTCTTCTGTGGCAAGCGCTTCACCCGCTCCGATGAGCTCCAGCGACACCTTCAGACTCACACAGGCTCCAAGAGGTTCCTCTGCCCCGTCTGCAACCGGGTCTTCATGAGGACCGACCATCTCACCAAGCACATGAAGACACATGGAGAGACCAGCCAGGTGGGCACCAAAGAACCTGGCAGAGAGGGCAGCAAATACCTCTCACTACCTGGGCCACCCCAATCCCCAGGGGCAATGCAGAGAGActgtgaggggaagggggtcagCGATGGACAAAACTGA
- the LOC138747555 gene encoding transcription factor Sp6-like isoform X2 yields the protein MQTATWSSIGEQSTSPLTSGFNSWKSTALPKNLGAATSGSSAFTPSNTAPNFSFNNKYALLNGPILKTEDCGQFKPNLQSTVEYFSNPLHHPRVDMAHYHDSWFRPSHQGSPAEDGGLSATWWDLHAGSSWMDLQNTPAGLQSSTHPAGLQHSLGNYGSEHQICGPPTHLLQANQVMVNQDGYKQPEPVQEPLVLNQTMDGVPRPKSARRSLSRSSGQGNCRCPNCLETERLGTSVEGSNKKKVLHNCHIPGCGKAYVKTSHLKAHLRWHSGDRPFVCNWLFCGKRFTRSDELQRHLQTHTGSKRFLCPVCNRVFMRTDHLTKHMKTHGETSQVPWE from the exons ATGCAAACTGCCACGTGGAGTAGCATCGGGGAGCAATCAACCTCACCTCTTACTTCTGGCTTCAACTCTTGGAAGTCGACAGCGCTCCCCAAGAATTTGGGTGCAGCCACGTCTGGCAGCAGTGCCTTCACCCCCTCAAACACTGctcccaacttttcttttaacAACAAGTATGCCTTGCTCAATGGGCCAATTTTAAAGactgaggattgtggtcagtTCAAACCCAACCTCCAGTCAACGGTTGAATATTTTTCCAATCCCTTGCACCACCCACGTGTTGACATGGCTCACTATCATGACTCCTGGTTTAGACCATCTCACCAAGGTAGCCCTGCTGAGGATGGGGGTCTCTCAGCCACCTGGTGGGACCTACATGCTGGCTCAAGCTGGATGGACCTGCAGAACACACCGGCTGGTCTTCAAAGTTCTACCCATCCAGCTGGCCTTCAGCATTCTCTGGGAAACTATGGATCTGAGCACCAGATCTGTGGCCCTCCAACTCACCTGTTGCAGGCAAACCAAGTTATGGTTAACCAAGATGGATATAAGCAACCTGAGCCTGTCCAGGAGCCCCTGGTCTTGAATCAGACGATGGATGGAGTCCCTCGGCCAAAAAGTGCAAGGCGGTCATTGTCTCGAAGTTCGGGGCAGGGGAACTGCCGTTGTCCCAATTGCTTAGAGACAGAGCGACTAGGGACATCAGTGGAAGGCAGCAACAAGAAGAAAGTCCTGCACAATTGCCACATTCCAGGGTGTGGGAAGGCCTATGTAAAGACCTCTCACCTCAAGGCCCACCTGAGGTGGCACAGTGGAGACCGGCCTTTTGTCTGTAACTGGCTCTTCTGTGGCAAGCGCTTCACCCGCTCCGATGAGCTCCAGCGACACCTTCAGACTCACACAGGCTCCAAGAGGTTCCTCTGCCCCGTCTGCAACCGGGTCTTCATGAGGACCGACCATCTCACCAAGCACATGAAGACACATGGAGAGACCAGCCAG GTCCCATGGGAATGA